TTGGGGCACGGCGCCGGGCTTTCGCAGTCCCCGTGTTCGTCCTCGCGGGGGCACCGCTGCCGGGCCTGCTGCTCCAGCATGCGAGCCAGTTCCCGTTCCAGCACGTCGCATTCCATGCCCTTTTCCGCAAGCATGGCCTCGGTATGCGCCAGGCGCTTTTCCATGGATTCCACCAGCCGCAGGGCCTCGGCGCGTTCTTCGTGCGCCAGACGCAAGGACTCGAACACCTGCTGGAAGGCGATGGAGCTGCCGCCGGCCCGCGGGGCTTTCTTCTCCGAGGCCAGTTCACGGTTGCGCTTGGCCAGATCGCGAATCCGCGCCCGGTACGCCCGCTTGACCGTGGACAGCGTTTCCTCCAGATCCGCCAGCTTGGTTTCCTGCTGCTGCAGCCGGCGGATATCCGCCCGGTTGGACGCCCCCACCAGATGCGACAGCATGTGCACATGGCCGAACACTTCCGAGAACAGTTCCTGCCCCAGGTACGGGTGCGTCACCATGGCCCAGAAGGGGCCGGGGATCTCGCCGTTGGCCACGGACTTTTTCCAATAGGCGCGGCGCTGGTTGTCGTCCAGGGTCTGCAGCACCTGCCGCACATGGCGCATGTACTTGCGGTCCAGGTGCTTTTGCACCAGCTTGGCGGTGCGGCTCTCCTCCCGGCAAAAGCGGACCAGAGCGGAGTGATACATGTAATCCGTGGCGTCATCCGGCAGGGAAAGCCCTCCCCTGCGCGCCAGCCGCCGACATTCCTGCAAGGTGAGACAGGTGCCCACCACGGCGCACTGCAGGTCCGGCAGTTCCCACAACGCGCGCCGCTCGGACATGGACGCCTGCACAAGGCCGGAGGGGGAAAGATGATCGAGCAGCAGCATACATTCTCCTGCGGTGACGGTGAACACGTGCGGCGCACTGGCTACTTCCGGGAAGAAGTCGGACTCGGGAACAAATCTTCGGCATCCGGAGCGCGTCGCCCTTGATTACCTTGGTATTGAAATTCATTTTCATTGTCAATGTCATTTTGAAAAAAACTGCCCCCTCCCCGCTCAGGAATGGCGCAGCTCCCAAAGACAACCGCCGGAGAAACACCGCACAAGGCGATATTTCTCCGGCGGTTGCACCAAAAACACTAGAGCATTAATGAGAACTTTTTCCTGTAATGCTCTCCCCTTTGGAAAAACGAAAAGGTTCTCCCCCGAGAACTCCTTTCAAAGATAACTTGCTCGATGGCGCGAAGACGCTGCTGCCCTACCCGCCCAATTCCTTGCTGCGGGTCTCGGCGGCCACCACGGCATCCACCAGGGCGGCGCGCACGGCCTTGCGGTCCAGAACATTGGTGGCGGCAATGGTGGTGCCGCCGGGCGAGGTGACCATCTCCCGCAGCACGCTCAGGTGTTCGGGCCGTTCCTGGGCGAGCTTGGCGGACCCGGAGAACAGGCAGCGCACCATGTCTGTGGCCTGGGGCCGGGGGAAGCCCATGGTCACGCCGGCTTCCACCATGGCTTCCATCAGATAGAAGACATAGGCAGGGCCGGAGCCAGCCAGGGCGGTGAAGCTGTCGAAGCGTGATTCGTCCAGGATGAACACGCGTCCCAGGCGTTCGAAGGTCCTGGTCACGAATTCCTTTTGCGAATCCTTCAAATCCGGATCGTCCAGGCACACGGCGAACATGCCGGCCTGAACCATGGCCGGGGTGTTGGGCATCACTCGCACCACCGGGCAGGCGCCGCTGCACCAGCGTTTGAGCTTGTCCAGCCCGACACCGGCAGCGATGGAGAGGATGACCTGGCTTGGAGAAAGCCGGCTGGCCAGGTCGGCCAGGGCGCGGTGCATCTGGTGCGGCTTGATGGCCACGAGCAGATAATCCACACCCTCGGCCAGGTCGTGCACGCTGGAGGCGCTTTCCACCTCGCAGCCGGTGCACAGGCTGGCCAGCTTGGTTTTGTCCGTGTCGAAACAGCGCAGGGACAACCCCGGCGTGCCGGAGAGTCCGCGCAGAATGGCAGAACCCATGTTGCCGCAGCCGAGGCAGCCCAGCGTCTTTTCCATTAGCCTACAATCTCCAA
This sequence is a window from Megalodesulfovibrio gigas DSM 1382 = ATCC 19364. Protein-coding genes within it:
- the proC gene encoding pyrroline-5-carboxylate reductase, translated to MEKTLGCLGCGNMGSAILRGLSGTPGLSLRCFDTDKTKLASLCTGCEVESASSVHDLAEGVDYLLVAIKPHQMHRALADLASRLSPSQVILSIAAGVGLDKLKRWCSGACPVVRVMPNTPAMVQAGMFAVCLDDPDLKDSQKEFVTRTFERLGRVFILDESRFDSFTALAGSGPAYVFYLMEAMVEAGVTMGFPRPQATDMVRCLFSGSAKLAQERPEHLSVLREMVTSPGGTTIAATNVLDRKAVRAALVDAVVAAETRSKELGG
- a CDS encoding DUF2325 domain-containing protein; this encodes MLLLDHLSPSGLVQASMSERRALWELPDLQCAVVGTCLTLQECRRLARRGGLSLPDDATDYMYHSALVRFCREESRTAKLVQKHLDRKYMRHVRQVLQTLDDNQRRAYWKKSVANGEIPGPFWAMVTHPYLGQELFSEVFGHVHMLSHLVGASNRADIRRLQQQETKLADLEETLSTVKRAYRARIRDLAKRNRELASEKKAPRAGGSSIAFQQVFESLRLAHEERAEALRLVESMEKRLAHTEAMLAEKGMECDVLERELARMLEQQARQRCPREDEHGDCESPAPCPNRSLNGRCILYVGGRSGLAPHYRELVESLGGQFVHHDGGREHAISRLHQILPKADAVLCPMDCVSHEAFHCVKQACRQCMKPCLAMRSASLSSLSKTLEGLLDSSALELQGEHLS